In Microbaculum marinisediminis, one DNA window encodes the following:
- a CDS encoding glutamine synthetase family protein has product MSGTLEPLTGIVTTDLAAVTRGRFVATTDIDATAATGVGWIQSNLSLTAFGGLSNPNIWKSSGDLRLIPDFGARFLTHATGGDIPFDMVIGDLVEIDGSPWAACPRNALRQAAAALETETGLRLKVSFEQEFYLLRPEEAPDHPLAFSALRRSGAFAPQLVAGLREAGLRPENILAELGPGQLEISIAPSAPIPAADQAVAVREIARELAHNLGQRASFAPKPYAGHSGSGVHIHFSLTDSEGHALTYDADGPAGLSPEATRFCAGILRHLPALTAFTASSPASFERLKPYSWSASYTWLADQDREATLRVCPVLAMKSAPADQLNIEFRAADATANPYLALAALIRAGLEGLRNSYELPPLASANPEELSEAERQYHGLKRLPTSLSQALAQLEADATVGEWFPRPLFDTFLAVKRTEAEIGEGFDKDDLLETYRALY; this is encoded by the coding sequence ATGTCTGGCACCCTCGAACCCCTGACCGGCATCGTCACCACTGATCTGGCCGCCGTCACGCGCGGGCGCTTCGTCGCAACGACTGATATCGATGCCACCGCGGCGACCGGGGTAGGCTGGATCCAGTCGAACCTGTCGCTGACTGCATTCGGCGGGCTTTCCAATCCCAACATCTGGAAGTCATCAGGCGACCTGCGCCTGATCCCCGATTTCGGTGCACGCTTTCTGACCCATGCCACCGGCGGCGACATTCCCTTCGACATGGTGATCGGCGATCTTGTCGAGATCGACGGCAGTCCGTGGGCTGCCTGCCCGCGCAACGCCCTACGGCAAGCCGCAGCGGCGTTGGAGACGGAGACCGGACTGAGGCTGAAAGTATCTTTCGAGCAGGAATTCTACCTGCTGAGGCCGGAAGAGGCGCCCGATCACCCGCTAGCCTTTTCAGCCCTGCGGCGCTCCGGCGCATTCGCCCCGCAACTGGTGGCCGGGTTGCGCGAAGCCGGATTGCGGCCAGAAAACATACTCGCCGAACTCGGCCCCGGACAACTGGAGATCAGCATTGCCCCCTCGGCTCCAATTCCCGCCGCCGATCAGGCCGTCGCGGTGCGCGAGATCGCCCGGGAGCTGGCGCACAATTTGGGCCAAAGGGCCAGTTTCGCACCCAAACCCTACGCCGGCCATTCGGGCAGCGGCGTGCACATTCATTTCAGCCTGACGGATTCCGAAGGACATGCGCTGACCTATGACGCGGACGGGCCAGCAGGATTATCACCGGAAGCAACGCGCTTCTGCGCCGGCATCCTGCGCCACCTGCCGGCACTCACCGCCTTCACCGCTTCCAGCCCTGCCTCTTTTGAGCGACTGAAGCCCTATAGCTGGAGCGCGTCCTATACATGGCTTGCCGATCAGGACCGCGAAGCAACGCTGCGTGTCTGTCCGGTCCTCGCCATGAAGTCCGCGCCAGCCGACCAGCTCAACATCGAGTTCCGGGCCGCGGATGCCACCGCCAATCCCTATCTGGCGCTTGCCGCCCTTATCCGCGCCGGACTCGAAGGGTTGAGAAACAGCTATGAACTACCGCCGCTGGCCTCGGCCAATCCGGAAGAGCTTTCGGAGGCGGAGCGTCAATATCATGGGCTGAAGCGGCTGCCGACAAGCCTGTCGCAGGCGCTTGCACAGTTGGAGGCCGATGCGACGGTGGGTGAATGGTTCCCGCGCCCGCTGTTCGACACGTTTCTTGCCGTCAAACGTACGGAAGCGGAAATCGGCGAAGGCTTCGACAAAGATGATCTACTTGAAACCTACCGCGCGCTTTACTGA
- a CDS encoding cysteine hydrolase family protein produces the protein MNWKTNYRSFYYQGAPEPEDIVLDPTETALLVVDVQSTYLVPSEDPVQRDRWEPFRARMNDVVIPNIAKLVEASREQGVEVMFARIACMKNDGRDRSLSQKKPGWNYLLLPKDSEESKIVPELEPQGDEIVFCKTTDSALTGTNMRLILQNMGVKNVIVVGIFTDQCVASTVRSLADESFNVVVVEDCCAAATKQLHDNELEIINMIYCHVASSQETLDFLEAAKG, from the coding sequence ATGAACTGGAAGACGAACTATCGCTCGTTCTACTATCAGGGAGCCCCGGAGCCGGAAGACATCGTCCTCGACCCGACCGAAACCGCGCTGCTGGTGGTCGATGTGCAGAGCACCTATCTCGTGCCCTCGGAGGATCCGGTTCAGCGCGACCGCTGGGAGCCGTTCCGGGCGCGCATGAACGACGTCGTCATCCCCAACATCGCCAAGCTGGTCGAGGCCAGCCGCGAGCAGGGCGTGGAGGTGATGTTTGCCCGCATAGCCTGCATGAAGAACGACGGCCGCGACCGCTCGCTGAGCCAGAAGAAGCCAGGCTGGAACTATCTGCTGCTGCCCAAGGACAGCGAGGAATCGAAGATCGTCCCCGAGCTGGAACCGCAAGGCGACGAGATCGTATTCTGCAAGACGACCGACAGCGCGCTGACCGGCACCAACATGCGCCTTATCCTGCAGAACATGGGCGTGAAGAACGTGATCGTCGTCGGCATCTTCACCGACCAGTGCGTTGCGTCCACGGTGCGCAGCCTTGCTGACGAGAGCTTCAACGTCGTGGTCGTGGAAGACTGCTGTGCGGCCGCCACCAAGCAGTTGCACGACAACGAGCTGGAGATCATCAACATGATCTACTGCCATGTCGCCTCCTCGCAGGAGACGCTGGACTTCCTTGAAGCCGCAAAGGGCTGA